A single region of the Ancylobacter novellus DSM 506 genome encodes:
- a CDS encoding GDSL-type esterase/lipase family protein translates to MRVTRARGYRLGLKALAVAGVLVAGCSLAQAQSDWFRPPADVGQPSSRQAPQPRYQSQTRQQRPAARQQQARPSTQARQPQQQPRRAWSPFQPFIDLFSGGGGGERRAPRLRQYPGDGTGPAAAPPVVVQQAPAVPRGKVYATAAEARGEVEDVKDVVLVIGDEQAATLAQGLADAFAADREGAVVVGKTQDGSGIAPASPFDWIATARQLPSGEEQPNVIVVLAGANDLKPIDDPAGRAEVLDERWRELYGRRLEEFLLALKLHGRPVVVAGLPPVEDEARNEQIAQLNALLKEQVERAGFIFVDVTDGFVDENGKFMTSGPAVDGQRRRLRNADGVGFTRAGARKLAFFVDQQLDDLMHREDAPTAATDPADTRPSIIQLTGGAAGSARTLAGAPTAPAGPAAKEAPKDIVQAAPATPKPEPANVLVSGATLPAVLGRTDDFRWPAGQPAAATEPLVPPMPQTELPAATPAAAQGVSAVPADSAAGAGTGTAATPAEPAAP, encoded by the coding sequence ATGCGCGTCACGCGGGCACGCGGATACCGGCTCGGACTGAAGGCGCTGGCGGTTGCCGGCGTGCTCGTCGCCGGCTGCTCGCTGGCGCAGGCGCAGAGCGACTGGTTCCGCCCGCCGGCCGATGTCGGCCAGCCGAGCTCGCGCCAGGCGCCGCAGCCGCGCTATCAGAGCCAGACCCGCCAGCAACGTCCGGCCGCGCGCCAGCAGCAGGCCCGCCCCTCGACGCAGGCGCGCCAGCCCCAGCAGCAGCCGCGCCGCGCCTGGTCGCCGTTCCAGCCCTTCATCGATCTGTTCAGCGGCGGAGGCGGCGGCGAACGCCGCGCGCCGCGGCTGAGGCAATATCCCGGCGATGGCACCGGGCCGGCCGCGGCGCCTCCCGTCGTCGTCCAGCAGGCGCCTGCGGTGCCGCGCGGCAAGGTCTACGCCACGGCAGCCGAGGCGCGCGGCGAGGTCGAGGACGTCAAGGACGTCGTGCTGGTGATCGGCGACGAGCAGGCGGCGACGCTGGCGCAGGGGCTGGCGGACGCCTTCGCCGCCGACCGCGAGGGCGCGGTCGTCGTCGGCAAGACGCAGGACGGCTCGGGGATCGCCCCGGCGAGCCCGTTCGACTGGATCGCCACCGCGCGGCAGCTGCCGTCCGGCGAGGAACAGCCCAACGTCATCGTGGTGCTGGCCGGCGCCAACGACCTCAAGCCGATCGACGACCCTGCCGGGCGCGCCGAGGTGCTCGACGAACGCTGGCGCGAGCTCTATGGCCGCCGCTTGGAGGAGTTCCTGCTGGCGCTCAAGCTGCACGGCCGCCCGGTGGTGGTGGCCGGCCTGCCGCCGGTGGAGGACGAGGCCCGCAACGAGCAGATCGCCCAGCTCAACGCGCTGCTGAAGGAGCAGGTCGAGCGCGCCGGCTTCATCTTCGTCGATGTCACCGACGGCTTCGTCGACGAGAACGGCAAGTTCATGACCTCGGGCCCCGCGGTCGATGGCCAGCGCCGGCGCCTGCGCAACGCCGACGGCGTCGGCTTCACCCGCGCCGGCGCGCGCAAGCTCGCCTTCTTCGTGGACCAGCAGCTCGACGACCTGATGCACCGCGAGGACGCGCCCACGGCGGCGACCGATCCCGCCGACACGCGGCCCTCGATCATCCAGCTGACCGGCGGCGCGGCGGGCAGCGCCCGCACGCTTGCCGGCGCGCCCACGGCTCCGGCCGGCCCGGCGGCGAAGGAAGCGCCGAAGGACATCGTGCAGGCCGCCCCCGCAACCCCGAAGCCCGAGCCGGCGAACGTGTTGGTCAGCGGCGCGACGCTGCCCGCGGTGCTGGGGCGCACGGACGATTTCCGCTGGCCGGCCGGGCAGCCGGCCGCCGCGACCGAGCCGCTCGTCCCGCCCATGCCGCAGACCGAGCTGCCGGCGGCGACCCCAGCCGCCGCGCAGGGCGTGTCGGCCGTTCCCGCGGATTCCGCGGCGGGCGCCGGCACCGGCACGGCGGCGACGCCCGCGGAACCGGCGGCGCCGTAG
- a CDS encoding lytic murein transglycosylase, with the protein MSSRPVPGRHPAGLAGLVLVCLGLAGCAGADDITGALATPASGQSAYAAPPARAAAARPAASAPSTHPDMTPSALARDEANFSRCVASLEPKARQAGVSAAGFRRYTAGLKPDMGIMAKLETQPEFSRTAGDYVTMLVSETRIRKGREAMAQNAQVFEAVGRSYSVDPYVVAAIWGIETNYGSARGSYPVLEATATLACVGRRKAYFRDEFVAALRIVDKGDIPETHLRGSWAGAFGLTQFMPTAFQRDAVDFDGDGHRNVVDSVADAMGSTANKLKRGGWVAGRSWGYEVVLPRNFNYLLADKHVRKPMREWAALGVRRPEGRPMPAAGETAYLLLPAGAKGPAFLMTDNFKAILSYNPADAYALAIGHLADRIRGGGPFVQPWPEDQRALSRLERSELQKRLASRGYDVGPHDGAIGSKTRVAVREYQVSAGLLPDGMASGEVLESLRARDGS; encoded by the coding sequence ATGAGTTCTCGTCCGGTCCCCGGCCGGCACCCGGCCGGCCTCGCCGGCCTGGTGCTGGTCTGCCTCGGTCTTGCCGGCTGCGCCGGCGCCGACGACATCACCGGAGCGCTCGCGACGCCCGCGAGCGGACAGAGCGCCTATGCCGCGCCGCCGGCTCGCGCTGCGGCCGCCCGGCCCGCGGCCTCGGCGCCGTCGACCCATCCCGACATGACGCCGTCCGCGCTCGCCCGCGACGAGGCGAATTTCAGCCGCTGCGTCGCGAGCCTTGAGCCGAAGGCGCGCCAGGCCGGCGTCTCGGCCGCCGGCTTCCGCCGCTACACGGCGGGTCTGAAGCCCGACATGGGCATCATGGCGAAGCTGGAGACGCAGCCCGAGTTCAGCCGCACGGCGGGGGACTATGTGACGATGCTGGTCTCCGAGACCCGCATCCGCAAGGGCCGCGAGGCGATGGCCCAGAACGCCCAGGTGTTCGAGGCGGTGGGGCGCAGCTACAGCGTCGATCCCTATGTCGTCGCCGCCATCTGGGGCATCGAGACCAATTACGGCAGCGCCCGCGGCTCCTATCCGGTGCTGGAGGCGACCGCGACGCTCGCCTGCGTCGGCCGCCGGAAGGCCTATTTCCGCGACGAGTTCGTCGCCGCGCTGCGCATCGTCGACAAGGGCGACATCCCCGAGACTCATCTGCGCGGCTCCTGGGCCGGCGCCTTCGGCCTCACCCAGTTCATGCCGACCGCCTTCCAGCGCGACGCGGTGGACTTCGACGGCGACGGCCATCGCAACGTGGTGGATTCGGTCGCCGACGCCATGGGCTCGACCGCCAACAAGCTCAAGCGCGGTGGCTGGGTCGCCGGCCGGAGCTGGGGCTACGAGGTCGTCTTGCCGCGCAATTTCAACTACCTGCTCGCCGACAAGCATGTGCGCAAGCCGATGCGCGAATGGGCGGCGCTGGGCGTGCGCCGGCCCGAGGGCCGGCCGATGCCGGCGGCGGGCGAGACCGCCTATCTCCTGCTGCCGGCCGGCGCCAAGGGACCGGCCTTCCTGATGACCGACAATTTCAAGGCCATCCTCAGCTACAACCCGGCCGACGCCTATGCGCTCGCCATCGGCCATCTCGCCGACCGCATCCGCGGCGGCGGGCCGTTCGTGCAGCCCTGGCCGGAAGACCAGCGCGCCCTGTCGCGGCTGGAGCGCTCGGAACTGCAGAAGCGGCTGGCCTCGCGCGGCTACGACGTCGGCCCGCATGACGGCGCCATCGGCTCGAAGACCCGCGTCGCGGTGCGCGAATATCAGGTCAGCGCCGGCCTGCTGCCCGACGGCATGGCGAGCGGCGAGGTGCTGGAGAGCCTGCGCGCCCGCGACGGCTCGTGA
- a CDS encoding UTP--glucose-1-phosphate uridylyltransferase, giving the protein MVKPIRKAILPVAGLGTRFLPATKAVPKEMLTVVDRPVVQHVVDEARAAGIEHIVFVTGRNKGVIEDHFDRQYELEDTLNERGKTQMLEMLRHETMGPGATSFTRQQLPLGLGHAVWCARDIIGNEPFALLLPDMLHKPTNGKGCLAQMAEAYAKTGGGNHIAVYEVPPEQTDQYGIVGLGDEVAEGVHRIAGMVEKPKKDVAPSNLAISGRYILQPEIFELLATQERGAGNEIQLTDSMLKLAREQDFYSVTFDGAIYDCGSKLGFLMANVAYALDNPEIADTFRPELDALLAKN; this is encoded by the coding sequence ATGGTAAAACCCATTCGCAAGGCGATCCTTCCCGTGGCCGGCCTCGGCACGCGCTTCCTGCCGGCCACCAAGGCCGTGCCGAAGGAAATGCTCACCGTCGTAGACCGGCCCGTCGTGCAGCATGTGGTCGACGAGGCGCGCGCCGCCGGCATCGAGCACATCGTCTTCGTGACCGGCCGCAACAAGGGCGTCATCGAAGACCATTTCGACCGGCAGTACGAGCTCGAGGACACGCTGAACGAGCGCGGCAAGACGCAGATGCTGGAAATGCTGCGCCACGAGACCATGGGTCCGGGCGCCACCAGCTTCACCCGCCAGCAATTGCCCCTCGGCCTCGGCCATGCGGTGTGGTGCGCGCGCGACATCATCGGCAACGAGCCCTTCGCGCTGCTGCTGCCGGACATGCTGCACAAGCCGACCAACGGCAAGGGCTGCCTCGCCCAGATGGCCGAGGCCTATGCCAAGACCGGCGGCGGCAACCACATCGCGGTCTACGAGGTGCCGCCGGAGCAGACCGACCAGTACGGCATCGTCGGGCTCGGCGACGAGGTGGCCGAGGGCGTGCACAGGATCGCCGGCATGGTGGAGAAGCCGAAGAAGGACGTCGCCCCCTCCAACCTCGCCATTTCCGGCCGCTACATCCTGCAGCCGGAGATCTTCGAATTGCTGGCCACGCAGGAGCGCGGCGCCGGCAACGAGATCCAGCTCACCGATTCCATGCTCAAGCTGGCGCGGGAGCAGGATTTCTACAGCGTGACCTTCGACGGCGCGATCTACGATTGCGGCTCGAAGCTCGGCTTCCTGATGGCGAACGTCGCCTATGCGCTCGACAATCCGGAGATCGCCGACACCTTCCGGCCCGAGCTCGACGCGCTGCTGGCAAAGAACTGA
- a CDS encoding dihydrodipicolinate synthase family protein, with product MPLFHGLSAFPLTPTDAAGKVQEALLARFLDRIVAAGVDSIGLLGSTGTYAYLSRDERQHALRVAVGHVRGRVPLIAGVGALRTDEAVALAQDARAAGADGLLLAPMSYTPLTEEEVFQHFATVAEAGGLPLCIYNNPTTTHFTFSLELIERLAALPHVAAIKMPLPAKGDFTDEIERIRARTPAGFAVGYSGDWGATDALLAGCNAWYSVVAGLLPGEALKLTRAAQSGDAAAAKHWNARFEPLWEQFRTFGSLRVMYAIAEVLDLGGAIPPRPLLPLPPAERSRVELAVQGLLTER from the coding sequence ATGCCCCTGTTCCACGGATTGTCGGCCTTTCCGCTCACCCCGACGGATGCGGCGGGCAAGGTGCAGGAAGCGCTGCTCGCCCGCTTCCTCGACCGCATAGTCGCCGCGGGCGTCGACAGCATCGGGCTGCTCGGCAGCACCGGCACCTATGCCTATCTCTCGCGCGACGAGCGGCAACATGCTCTTCGCGTCGCCGTTGGCCATGTCCGCGGCCGGGTGCCGCTGATCGCCGGGGTCGGCGCCCTGCGCACCGACGAGGCGGTCGCGCTGGCGCAGGATGCGAGGGCCGCCGGCGCGGACGGCCTGCTTCTGGCGCCCATGTCCTATACGCCGCTGACGGAGGAGGAGGTCTTCCAGCACTTCGCCACTGTGGCCGAGGCGGGCGGGCTGCCGCTCTGCATCTACAACAACCCGACCACGACGCACTTCACCTTCAGCCTGGAGCTGATCGAGCGGCTGGCGGCACTGCCGCATGTCGCGGCCATCAAGATGCCGCTTCCCGCCAAGGGCGATTTCACTGACGAGATCGAGCGGATACGCGCGCGGACCCCGGCCGGTTTTGCCGTGGGCTATAGCGGCGACTGGGGAGCCACTGACGCGCTGCTGGCGGGATGCAACGCCTGGTACAGCGTCGTCGCCGGCCTTCTGCCCGGCGAGGCATTGAAGCTCACCCGCGCCGCGCAGTCCGGCGACGCGGCTGCGGCCAAGCACTGGAATGCGCGCTTCGAACCCTTGTGGGAACAGTTTAGGACATTCGGCAGCCTTCGCGTGATGTATGCGATCGCCGAGGTGCTGGACCTGGGCGGGGCCATTCCGCCCCGGCCCCTGCTTCCCCTGCCCCCGGCGGAACGCAGCCGGGTGGAGCTGGCCGTGCAGGGATTGCTCACTGAGCGCTAA
- a CDS encoding NfeD family protein: MAALAEALAEFWLWLIAAGLLMIAELVVPGAYLIWFGVAALATSIAVALVPMGWQAQLVLFAVAALFAVVIGRMLARSKHAESDRPFLNRRTDALVGRDFVLHEAIKDGVGQIRVDDTIWRVTGPDCPAGTRVVVAGAEGATLRVTPAGTP; this comes from the coding sequence ATGGCCGCCCTGGCGGAGGCGCTGGCGGAATTCTGGCTCTGGCTGATCGCGGCCGGGCTCCTGATGATCGCCGAGCTGGTGGTGCCCGGCGCCTATCTGATCTGGTTCGGGGTCGCGGCGCTGGCCACAAGCATCGCCGTGGCTCTCGTGCCGATGGGCTGGCAGGCGCAGCTCGTGCTGTTCGCGGTCGCGGCGCTGTTCGCGGTCGTGATCGGGCGGATGCTGGCGCGCTCGAAGCATGCGGAGAGCGACCGGCCCTTCCTCAACCGCCGCACCGACGCGCTGGTCGGGCGGGACTTCGTGCTGCACGAGGCCATCAAGGACGGGGTGGGGCAGATCAGGGTCGACGACACGATCTGGCGGGTGACCGGCCCGGACTGCCCGGCCGGCACGCGCGTCGTCGTCGCCGGCGCGGAAGGCGCGACGCTGCGGGTGACGCCGGCGGGGACGCCTTAG